From Bradyrhizobium sp. 4:
AACCAGTGCCTCGACATGCGCTTCCTCGGCAGCGCGATGCGCTTTCCCCATGTGCAGGGCGGCTTTCGCGAATTCATCACGGTCGATGCGGCGCAGGCCGTTCCGATCGCCGACAAGCTGTCGCTGGCGGAAGCCGCGGTCGCCGAACCGCTCGCGGTGTGCCTGCATGCCGGCAAGCAGGCCGGGCCCCTGCTCGGCAAGCGCGTGCTGATCACCGGCTGCGGCCCGATCGGCGCGCTGATGATTTTGGTCTCACGCTTCGGCGGCGCCGCCGAGATCGTCGTGACAGATGTTGCCGACGCGCCGCTTGCCGTCGCCAGGAAGCTTGGCGCCACTCACGCCATCAATGTCGCGGCCGATGCCACGGCGCTCGATCCCTGGCGGACCGGTAAAGGTGTGTTCGATACTCTGTTCGAAGCCTCGGGCAACCAGGCCGCACTGCGCACCGCGCTCGACGTGCTCAGGCCCGGTGCCATACTGGTGCAGCTCGGTCTCGGCGGCGAGATGACGCTGCCGATCAACTCCATCGTCGCCAAGGAATTGCAGCTGCGCGGCACCTTCCGCTTCGATCCCGAGTTCGAGCTGGCGGTGCGGCTGATGGGTGACGGCCTGATCGACGTGAAGCCGCTGATCACGGCGACCATGCCGTTCGAGAACGCGGTCGCAGCGTTCGAGCTCGCCAGCGATCGCTCGCAGTCGATGAAGGTGCAGCTGACGTTCTGAGCGAGGACCGCTGCTATTGGTTCTCGATCAACCGGTCGCTGACCAGCCGCACCGCGCCCCGTTTCCACGAATAGTCCGCGCCCAGGCGCAGGCCGCTGTCGCCGCGTGCGAGCACCGCGCCGGTCCTGGCGTCGCGCACCTGGAAACCCAGCGTGTATTCGGTGCGGCTGACCCGCCGCACCACGCCGATCAGCGACTGGTCCGCGCCGAGCTTCTGCGCAATCGCCGCCTCGCAGCCGTCGCAGTCGCGCAACGCACGCGCCTTCAGCGCCTCGCCGCCGACATCGACGATGCGGTAACGGCCGGATTGACCCAGCGCCTCGCGCACGCTGCCGGTGACCTCGGCCAGATATGACGCATCCGATGTGGCCGGCGCGCCAGCCGAAGCGGCGGTCGTATCCTCTAGCTCGAAATCGAAGACGGCCATGGCAATCGGCGCAGGCGTGGCGAGTGCGGCCATGATCTCGCGCGACACGAAGATCTCGGCGCGCTCCCATGATTCATCATTGTCGCCCCGGAAGGTGTAGAGCTTGTCCATCACGACCTTCCTGCCGCCGACGTCGATCACGGCGATCTTGGCCCATTGCACCAGCGTGCTCGTCTTCTGGATGCCGCCGATCACCTTGAACGCCGCGCCGTCCTGGGCCGACGACACGAGCCGGTAGCGCCGATCTCCGCCGATATCTTGCCGGAGCGCGGCCATGAAGGCCGCCAGCCGTCGCTCGTGGGCGGCGGTCTGGTTGGCGGGCTCTGCTGACGTATCGGTATAACTGAAATCGTCCATGGCGATGCCGATGGCGGTCTCGGCGCCGGCCAGCGCATAAGACACCGGAAGGACGACGAGGAGACAGACTGAGAGGATCAACCGGCGCAGGTGCATAATGTGCCTCGTATGACGGAGCGGCGCGCCAATCTGGACGGCGCAATCAGGACATGCAGCGGTGCCGGTCCCGGCGATGGCCGGGAAAATTTCACGACGGTGCACCGCACTGGCGCCTGGCGGCTTTGCGCCGGATGCGTTCTGCCGTTTAATGCGGACGCGACAAACCCGTTCGCACCAGGTGCCTGCCGATGTGGAACCGCCCGAGGTTCGATCTCAAAGTCCGTCTGACGTTGCGCGTGGCCGCGATATCGGCCGCCTGCTTCGCCGCCATCTCCGCTTATTTCCTGATTACGGCCGACCGCGCGGCGCATGCGCGCCTCGACGATATCGCCGCCATCGTGGCCAAGACGCTGGAGCTGCAGCAGGGCAAGATCCAGTGGGTCGCGAGCCCGCGCTCGGACTTTCCCAACCTCGACCCCGTTTCGGCTTATGTGATGACGCCCGGCCTGTGCCTGGCGTTCCGCGGCACCAGCGGCGACGTCCTCCAGCGCTTCTGCAGCGGCGCGCCCGTTCCGGCGAACCCGCCGCCGCAAGCCTTCACGGCCTTCTATCGCGGCTTGTTCGACCCCGGCCGAGAAGCCGCACGGCCGGTAATCGTGCGCGGGACGAAGCTCGGCGAGGCCGTGGTCTCGGTCGAGCCGGCCGTGCAGACCGCGGAGGCCTGGCACGAGGCCGGCCGCCTGATGCTCGCGCTGGCGATCGCGCTGCCGCTGCTCTGCGCGCTGGTCTACGCCGCGCTGGCACGCGCGCTGCGCCCCACCCGCATGATCCGCACCGGCCTCGAGCGGATTGCCGCCAACGACCTCACCACGCGGCTGCCGCCGTTCGACCTTGCCGAGCTCTCCGCGATCCGCGACGGCTTCAACCATCTCGCCGAAAGCCTCGAGACCGCGCTTGCCGAACGCAGCGAGCTGACGCGGAAGCTGATCGCGCTCCAGGACGAGGAGCGCCGCCATCTCGCGCGCGAGCTGCATGACGAGTTCGGCCAGTCGCTCGCCGCCATCCGCGCGCTCGCCTCCTCCGCCCGCCAGACCGCCGCGCAGGACTGCCCTTCCCTGCTTGGCGAATGCGACGGCATCGCGCGGACCGCAACCGGCATGATGGAGACGTTGCGCGGCACGCTGTTCCGGCTGCGGCCGCCCGATGTCGAGGAGCTCGGGCTCGTCGCCAGCCTCGAGGGCCTGGTCGCGGGCTGGAACGGGCGCAGCCGCGGCGAGACGCGTTTCTCGATCCGGTTCGACGGCGCATTCGAGACCCTGCCGGCCACAATCAGCGCCAGCCTCTACCGGATCGTGCAGGAGGCGCTCACCAATGCCGCCAAGCATGCCGTCGCCACGCGAGTCAGCCTGGAATTGAAGATGGGGGCGAGCGATATCGCGCTTGCGATCGACGATGACGGACGCGCGACCGATTCCGTCGCGAAATCGGGAATGGGCCTGCTCGGCATGCGCGAGCGCGTCGCAGCTTTGCGCGGCCAATTGAGCTTCGAGGCCTCGCCGAACGGCGGCTCCGCACTGCGCGTGGTCATTCCGCTCGCAGCCGCCGATCGGCCGCCGCTGGAGCACGCCGCATGAGCGCGGCCGACGCCACCATTCTGCTGGTCGACGACCATTCCGTCGTCCGCGAGGGCTACCGCTCCGTGCTCCAGAAGCAGCCGGGACTACGCGTCATCGCCGAAGCCGCTGACGGCGCGGAGGCCTACCGTCTCTACAAATCGGAGGCGCCCGACCTCGTCATCATGGATCTGAGCATGCCCGGCATCGGCGGCATCGAGGCGGTCCGGCGCATCAGGCAGTGGGACAAGGGCGCGAGAATCCTCGTCTTCACCATGCATGAAAACGCCGGGTTTGCCGTGCAGGCGATCCGCGCCGGTGCCAGGGGCTACGTCACCAAGACCAGTCCGCCAGAGACGCTGGTGCGCGCCGTGATGGACGTGCTCGCCGGCAAGATCGCGATCAGCCCCGACATCGACCATGAGCTCGCGCTGAGCCGGCTGGCCGGGGAAAGTTCTGCCGCCGACGTCCTCACGCCGCGTGAGTTCGAGGTGCTGCGGCTGCTGCTCGCCGAGAACACGACAGAGGAGATCGCGGAGACACTCCATGTCAGCCCCAAGACGGTGGCGAACCTGCATTCTCTGATCAAGGACAAGCTCGGTGTCGGCTCCGACATCGAGCTGGTCCGGCTGGCGCTGCGCCAAGGCATCTTGACGGAGGTCGATCTCGGCGAGGCCTGATCGCTCAGGCCAGATAGCGCGTGAGATAGCCTTCCATCGCGTAGAGCGCACAGAGCGCGAGGCTCGACCACACGGCGACGGTGAAATACAGGAACATCCAGGTCAGCTCGCCCTTCCAGTGCGCGATGTCGTGGGTCACGACCCAGCGGGTCGAAACGTCATGCAAGCCTTCGAGGAAGCCGAGCAACCTGTTGCCCTCTTCATGCCCTGCCCGCCAGCGGCTGAGATACATCGGCACGTCGACGGTGACGAGGAAGGCCAGGAAGCAGGCGATGCCGACGATGCCGGCAATCAGCGCCCACCGCACCGGCCCCTGGAATTCCGGCATCAGCCGGCACAGCGCGATGCCCGCGAGGAAGAATGTCACGGCCCAAAGCGAGTTCTCGATTGCGTTGAAGAGGAAGTTGGTCGTCACCACCGCATACCAGGAGAAGCACTCCGCGATGATGATGATCGGCACGATCACCCACGCGATGTTCACGACCGTCTCGGCGCCCGTCATGGTCCCGAGTTGATGCAGGATGACCGCCCATTGCGCGGCGAAGCACAGCTCGGCCACGGTCGCGACCGTGCGGCCGACGAAGACGCTGGAGAGCCAGGTGTCGAACAGGCAGATGCGCTGCACGTCGGCGCGCGGCAGGAAGGAACGGAAGGCGCAGCCGAAGACATAGCCGGCGCAGAGCAGGAACATCAGCCCGATGTCGGAGCCACTACTGAGGCTGCCGGAGGGCGTCGGCCAGAACGCGCGGTACAGCATGAACCAGACGAGAATGTTGGCAGCACTGACCAGCGTCAGGGACCCCCACCACCACGCGAGGGGATTCGTCCGCGCCTGCCACTGCAACATGAATCGCTCCGATGTAATCGATATGACATTCAGTCGTAATAAACCTGTCACAACAAGCCACGGAATCGCGACGAAAATCTGTGCGCGGCGGAGCCCTTCGCGCACATTTTATCCCCGCCGGCAAAGCCGCTCCGTGTCCGTATAGTGGACATAACGGCACATTTTCTGAATCTATTGGACAACGGGCGAGACCGGGTTCATTAAGCCCGCATGGCCAGAACCGCGTCCAAACCGATCCGCGCCTCCTCGTCCGCCGCCGCCGTGCTGGCGGACAGCGTCGATGACGCTGCGTTCGCGATGACGCTGGCAAAAGGTCTCGTGGTGCTCGAAGCGTTCAAGGCGGGGGCGACGCAGCTCGGCAACATGGAGCTGTCGACGCTGACCGGGATTCCGCGCCCGACGGTGGCGCGACTGACTCATACGCTCGCCGAGCTCGGCTACCTCCGCTACGATGCCGAACGCGCCAAATATCGCGTCGGCGCGCGTGCACTTCGCATGGCGCATCCGCTGCTCGCTGACATGCAGTTCCGCCAGGTCGCGCGTCCGATGATGCAGGAGCTGGCACAAAGCGTGCGCGGCACGGTCTCGATCGGCCTGCTCGATGCGACCTCCATGATCTATGTCGAGACCGCGCGCTCCGGCGACGTCGGCCCGCACGTCCCCGACATCGGCATGCCCATTTCCGTGGTGATGACGGCAATGGGCCGTGCCGCGGCGGCGACCTTGCCGCAGGCCGATGCCGCGCAGCTCGAAGAGCGCATTGCAAGCGAGGATACTGAGCTGTGGTCGGCCTTCCGCGAGACCTACCGCGCCGGCCTCGCACAATGCGCCAGCCGCGGGTTTTGCACGTGCTTCGGCGAGTACATCGCCTCGATCCATGCGGTCGCGGCGCCGCTGTTTCATGCGCGTGAGGCGAAGCAGGCCTTTTCGATCAATTGCGGCATTCCCGCATTCCGGCTCCAGCCCGGCCAGCTGGAGGGCGAGATCGGCCCGCGCATTGCCGCCCTTGCCGACAGCATCCGCACCATGATTGGGGCGGCGCCGCCCACCGAAACACAAAAGCAAAACAAGAAGAGCGCCAAGCGATGAACAAGGCAATCGGCGCTCCGCCACCGGGAGGCCACCATGACCGTCACACGGCGAACATTTTTGGGCACCCTCGCCCTTTCGCTATCCGGACTTCCATTTACTGCACGCGCTGAGGACGCCTGGCCGTCGCGTATGGTGCGGCTGATCTCGCCTTACGGGCCCGGCGGCTCCAACGACATCTCGCTGCGGCTGCTGGCCGAAGAGTTCGGCCGCAACCTGCACCAGCAGTTTATCGTCGAAAACAAGCCGGGCGCCGGCACGCGCATCGCCAACGACACGGTCGCGCATGCGCCGGGCGATGGCTACACACTTCTCTATGTCGCGGCCCCCTACGCCACCGCCGAAGCGCTGTTCGGCAAGCTGACCTATGAGCGTAAGGATCTGCAGCCGGTCGCGATGGCGGTGATCGCGCCGCTGTTCCTGATCATCAGCGCGGACGCGCCGTTCAAGACGCTTCCCGAATTGATCGCCTACGGCAAATCGAAGCCGGATGGCCTGACCTTCGCCTCGCCCGGTGCCGGCTCGCAGCCACATCTTGCCGGCGAACTCCTGTTCAGGGATGCCGGTGTCAAGGGGCTCAACATCCCATTCCGTGGCGATGCCGCGTCCTACACCGAGCTGCTCGCCGGCCGCGTCGATGCCACGCTGACGGCGCTGCCGACCGCACTGCCTTACATCCAGAGCGGCAAGTTCATTGTGCTCGGCGTTGCATCGGCCGAACGCAGCGCGCTCTATCCGCAGGCGCCGACCTTGCGCGAGCAGGGTTTTCCCAACGTGGCTGCGGCCGGCTGGTACGGCTTCATGGCGCCTTCGACGACGCCGCGCGCCATCGTCGACAAGCTGCAGGCCGAAGTGCTGCGCGCGCTGGCCGAGCCGGCGATCAAGGACAAGCTGACCGCCCAGGGCCTCGAAGTGCGCGCCGGCACCGCGGCCGAATTCGGCCAGTTCATCGACAACGAAACAAAAAAGTGGACCGGGCTGATCCGCGAGGCCGGCCTCAAGGGCGAGTGACAGTCACGAACGGGGAATGGGAATGAAAAAACTACTTCTCAAACATGTCGCGGCAGCCGCGATCGCTCTCGCGCTATCGATCCCGGGAGCACAGGCGCAGAAGAAATACGATCCCGGCGCTTCCGACACCGAGATCAAGGTCGGCCAGACCGTCCCGCTCAGCGGGCCGGCCTCGGCCTATGCCGTCATCGGCAAGACCCAGGCCGCCTACATGAAGATGATCAACGACCAGGGCGGCGTCAACGGCCGCAAGGTCAATCTGATCCAGTATGACGATGCCTATTCGCCTCCGAAGACGGTTGAGCAGACCCGCAAGCTGGTCGAAAGCGACGAGGTGCTGCTGACCTTCCAGATCATCGGCACGGCGCCTAATGTCGCCGTGCAAAAATATCTTAACGCCAAGAAGGTCCCGCAGCTCTTCGCGGCAACGGGCGCGGCGCGTTTCACCGATCCGAAGAACTTCCCCTGGACCATGGGCTTCAACCCCTCCTACCTCGTCGAAGGCCGGATCTACGCGCAATATATTCTGAAGAACCATCCGAACGCCAAGGTCGGCGTGCTCTATCAGAACGACGATCTCGGCAAGGACTACCTCGCCGGCTTCAAAGCAGGTCTCGGTGACAAGTCGAAGATGATCGTCGCCGAGACGTCCTACGAGATCACCGAGCCGACCATCGATTCGCAGATCCTGCGGTTGAAGGATGCAGGTGCCGACGTGCTGTTCAGCGCCACAACGCCGAAACAGGCCGCGCAGGCGATCAAGAAGGTTGCCGAGATCGGCTGGAAGCCGCTGCACATCATCGACATCAACGCCTCCTCGGTCAGCGCGGTGCTGAAACCCGCCGGACTCGACAACGCCAAGGGCGTCGTCAGCGTCGGTTATGTCAAGGATTCGGCCGACCCCGAATGGAAGGACGATCCCGGCATGAAGCGATATCTCGCCTTCATGGCCAAATACTACCCGGAGGGCGACAGGGATTCGAACCTGAACGTCTACGGCTATATCACCGCGCAGCTGCTGGTGCAGGTGCTGAAGCAATGCGGCGACGATCTCACGCGCGAGAACGTGATGCGCCAGGCCGCCAGCCTGAACAACATCACACTCGACCTGACGCTGCCGGGCATCTCGGTGACGACGACGCCGACCGACTACCGCGTCAACAAGCAGTTCCAGATGGTGCAGTTCGACGGCCAGCGCTGGCAGAAACTCGGCGACATCGTCACGGACGAGGCGAAGGAATGAAGCGCCCCTCATCCTGAGGGGCGCGCGCCTTGAAGAATGAAGGCCTCACCGATGGTCCTCGTGCTTCGAGGCGGCCGCTCCGCGGCCTCCTCGGCATGAAGGAGGAAGGTGGCTGCTCGCCCTATCTCTTCATCCCGCCCACATAGGCCGCGAGCTTGTCGAGCGTCTGGTAGCCGTATTCGACGGCACCGAAGCTGATCATGCCGTCGCGCCGCGCCGTGCTCGACGCCAGCTGCCGCATCATCAGAACCGTCTTGCCGTTGCTCTGTTCGGCGAAGGTGACGGTGAAACGGAACATTCCGGGATCCTCGTCCTGGTCGTCGCCGTGATCCATCTCCAACAGCGACGGTCGCTCGATGCGGCGGAAGCGCATGCGGTTCGGGTAGACCGTGCCGTCCGGGCCGATCATGTTGAAGCGCCAGACGCCGCCGACCCGCACGTCGATCTCGAAGGTCTCGAGCTTAAAACCCTTCGGCCCGAACCATTGCGGCAGGTGCTTTGGGTCGGACCACGCTTCGAACACCAGATCGCGCGGCGCGTCGATCACGCGCGACATCACGATCTCGCGGTCGAGCGACCATAGCGACAGGGCGGGATTGGCAGAATTCGTCATCGTCAGGAACCTTTCCGTTTGGTTGTCTTGCCGGTCGTCTTGTTACTTGTCTTGGACGGCCGCTTGGCAGCGGCCCTGTCTTTCTTCAGCTTCATCACGTAGGCGTCGAAGCGATCAAGCCGCGCCTCCCAGATCGCGCGCTGATGCTGGAACCAGTCCTCCGCAGTGAGGAGCGCGTCAGGACTGAGGCGGCAGGTGCGCACGCGCCCCGATTTCTCCGACAGGATGAGACCGCTCATCTCCAGCACGTGGATGTGTTTCATGAAGCTCGGCAGCGCCATCTCGAAGGGATCGGCAAGCTCGCCGACCGACGCCTCACCTGCGCAGAGCCGCATCACGATCGCCCGCCGGGTGGGATCGGCAAGGGCCGCGAAAACCTGATCGAGTTGGAATAGTTGGTTAGCCATGAGGCTAACTATAGGACTGTCGCCATCCGGCGTCAACATTGTTAGCCAATTAGCTAAGTTAATTTTGCCGACTGGTAGCCTGGATGAAGCGAAGCGTAATCGGGGGCCGCTCGCTCGGCTGCGGCACTTTCCCGGATTGCGCTTCGCTCCATCCAGGCTACGGACTGTCGCAAGGCTCCGCAGACGGAACCCACCACGCGCGATCGTGAATAGGGGGGCACGGTCCTTCCCGCTACAAGAGACCGGGGGCGCATCGAATCCTGCGCCAGAGTCGTGCCGTCTGTTGTCACCTCATCGTACCTCACCCGACGGGCGCTGGCCCGGGCTGCGCTCGTTCCGCTCGCGCTTGCCTGGCCGCGCGGCGCCGCCGCGGATTCCGACATGATCGCGCAGATGCGCGACATCGTCGCGAACGAGCTGGCGCCGACCGCAACGCCGGACCAGCCGGGCGGTCTGGCCGCCGCGCTTTATGCCGGCAACCATGTCGAGTTCTTCAACTACGGCTTTGCCGACGACGCCACGCGAAGGCCGGTCACGCCGGACACGCTGTTCAACCTCGGTTCCCTGCGCAAGCCGTTCGAGGCGACACTGGTCGCGCTCGGCACCCTACGCGGCGAGCTGCGGCTCGACGATCGTCTGGTGAAATATCTCCCGGAGCTCACCGGCGACTATATCCGCCGCGTCACCGTCGGCGAGCTCGTCACGCACACGTCAGGCATGCTGCTGCCGACCGACCATCCGCCCTGGCCGAGCGACACGTTTTCCCGCGCGCAGCTCATCGACATGTTCAACAGCTGGAGACCGCAAGCCGGCGAAGCGCCCGGCAAGCAGCGCGTCTACAGCCACGCCGGCTACGTCCTGCTTCAGCTCGTGCTCGAGCGCTGTTACGGCGCTCCGATCTCGACCCTGTTCGAACAACGCATCCTCAGGCCGATCGGCATGAATGCGACCTCATTGCCTGAACGCGGCGAAGACAGCCGTGCCGTCATGGACGAGGCCTGGATGCAGCGCGCGGTCCAGGGCTACTCGGATCAGGGCATGGCGATCGGCTCCATCGGCAACCAGCAGAGCTATTTTGATTTCCCCGGCACGGGCCAGATGTTTTCCTCACCGCGGGATCTCTCGATCTTCGTTGCCGCCTGCGTCGACGGCCGATCGATCGATCCGCATTTGCGCGAGGCATTGCGGATGACACAGCACGAGATTTTCCGCGTCGACGAGAGGTTCGGACAGGGAATGGCCTGGGAGACGGTGCATCTTCCAGGCGTCACCGTCGTCGACAAGCCGGGTGGGCTCAACAACGCCTCCGGCTATATCGGCATCGTGCCCGCACAGCGGATCGGCATCGTGTTGCTGGCAAATCGCGGCGAATACCCGCACGAGATCGCCCGCTACAAGATCCTGCCCGCGCTGGCGAAGCTCATGGGCCCGCACTGAACACATCCCTTAAAACAGAAAGCCCCGGCTGAGCCGGGGCTTTCCACGCCAGATCAGAAACGGGATGAAGCTCAGTACCTGGCGACGACGGGTCCGCCAAACTTGTAGTTCACGCCGACGCGCGCGATGTTCGATTTGAGACCGACCGAATGGGTGAAGACGTTGGCCGGAAACGCGCCGCCAAGCAGATTGGTGCTGGTCACGGTGCTGCGTCCGAGATCGACGTAGAGATATTCTGCCTTGAGCGACCAGCCGCCGCCGACGGCATATTCGGTGCCCACACCTGCGGTCCAGCCGACCCGCGTGTCGCGGATCGCGGCCGACTCGGTCGCGGCGGCGAACGTGTCGGTGAAGTTGAAATTGCCCTTCACCTCGGCGATGGCCGCGCCGCCGGTGGCGTAGAGCAGCCAGGTCGGAGCCGCGAGGAAGCCGATGCGGCCGCGGATGGTGGCAAGCCAATCGGCCGAGACTGACGACGACACGGTGAAGCCGGTCGGCGCGCAGCAGGGATAGAACGCCGAACCCGTCGCACTGCCCTTGAAGCCGAAATAGTTGATGTCACCTTCGAGGCCCAAC
This genomic window contains:
- a CDS encoding L-idonate 5-dehydrogenase, whose amino-acid sequence is MRAVVIHAPKDLRIDSYPDAAPGPGEVRVKIANGGICGSDLHYYHHGGFGVVRIQQPMALGHEIAGVVAAIGDGVANVKPGTRVAVNPSKPCGQCLHCQEGMRNQCLDMRFLGSAMRFPHVQGGFREFITVDAAQAVPIADKLSLAEAAVAEPLAVCLHAGKQAGPLLGKRVLITGCGPIGALMILVSRFGGAAEIVVTDVADAPLAVARKLGATHAINVAADATALDPWRTGKGVFDTLFEASGNQAALRTALDVLRPGAILVQLGLGGEMTLPINSIVAKELQLRGTFRFDPEFELAVRLMGDGLIDVKPLITATMPFENAVAAFELASDRSQSMKVQLTF
- a CDS encoding DUF3280 domain-containing protein codes for the protein MHLRRLILSVCLLVVLPVSYALAGAETAIGIAMDDFSYTDTSAEPANQTAAHERRLAAFMAALRQDIGGDRRYRLVSSAQDGAAFKVIGGIQKTSTLVQWAKIAVIDVGGRKVVMDKLYTFRGDNDESWERAEIFVSREIMAALATPAPIAMAVFDFELEDTTAASAGAPATSDASYLAEVTGSVREALGQSGRYRIVDVGGEALKARALRDCDGCEAAIAQKLGADQSLIGVVRRVSRTEYTLGFQVRDARTGAVLARGDSGLRLGADYSWKRGAVRLVSDRLIENQ
- a CDS encoding HAMP domain-containing sensor histidine kinase; translated protein: MWNRPRFDLKVRLTLRVAAISAACFAAISAYFLITADRAAHARLDDIAAIVAKTLELQQGKIQWVASPRSDFPNLDPVSAYVMTPGLCLAFRGTSGDVLQRFCSGAPVPANPPPQAFTAFYRGLFDPGREAARPVIVRGTKLGEAVVSVEPAVQTAEAWHEAGRLMLALAIALPLLCALVYAALARALRPTRMIRTGLERIAANDLTTRLPPFDLAELSAIRDGFNHLAESLETALAERSELTRKLIALQDEERRHLARELHDEFGQSLAAIRALASSARQTAAQDCPSLLGECDGIARTATGMMETLRGTLFRLRPPDVEELGLVASLEGLVAGWNGRSRGETRFSIRFDGAFETLPATISASLYRIVQEALTNAAKHAVATRVSLELKMGASDIALAIDDDGRATDSVAKSGMGLLGMRERVAALRGQLSFEASPNGGSALRVVIPLAAADRPPLEHAA
- a CDS encoding response regulator transcription factor; the encoded protein is MSAADATILLVDDHSVVREGYRSVLQKQPGLRVIAEAADGAEAYRLYKSEAPDLVIMDLSMPGIGGIEAVRRIRQWDKGARILVFTMHENAGFAVQAIRAGARGYVTKTSPPETLVRAVMDVLAGKIAISPDIDHELALSRLAGESSAADVLTPREFEVLRLLLAENTTEEIAETLHVSPKTVANLHSLIKDKLGVGSDIELVRLALRQGILTEVDLGEA
- a CDS encoding IclR family transcriptional regulator translates to MARTASKPIRASSSAAAVLADSVDDAAFAMTLAKGLVVLEAFKAGATQLGNMELSTLTGIPRPTVARLTHTLAELGYLRYDAERAKYRVGARALRMAHPLLADMQFRQVARPMMQELAQSVRGTVSIGLLDATSMIYVETARSGDVGPHVPDIGMPISVVMTAMGRAAAATLPQADAAQLEERIASEDTELWSAFRETYRAGLAQCASRGFCTCFGEYIASIHAVAAPLFHAREAKQAFSINCGIPAFRLQPGQLEGEIGPRIAALADSIRTMIGAAPPTETQKQNKKSAKR
- a CDS encoding tripartite tricarboxylate transporter substrate binding protein, whose product is MTVTRRTFLGTLALSLSGLPFTARAEDAWPSRMVRLISPYGPGGSNDISLRLLAEEFGRNLHQQFIVENKPGAGTRIANDTVAHAPGDGYTLLYVAAPYATAEALFGKLTYERKDLQPVAMAVIAPLFLIISADAPFKTLPELIAYGKSKPDGLTFASPGAGSQPHLAGELLFRDAGVKGLNIPFRGDAASYTELLAGRVDATLTALPTALPYIQSGKFIVLGVASAERSALYPQAPTLREQGFPNVAAAGWYGFMAPSTTPRAIVDKLQAEVLRALAEPAIKDKLTAQGLEVRAGTAAEFGQFIDNETKKWTGLIREAGLKGE
- a CDS encoding ABC transporter substrate-binding protein, with protein sequence MKKLLLKHVAAAAIALALSIPGAQAQKKYDPGASDTEIKVGQTVPLSGPASAYAVIGKTQAAYMKMINDQGGVNGRKVNLIQYDDAYSPPKTVEQTRKLVESDEVLLTFQIIGTAPNVAVQKYLNAKKVPQLFAATGAARFTDPKNFPWTMGFNPSYLVEGRIYAQYILKNHPNAKVGVLYQNDDLGKDYLAGFKAGLGDKSKMIVAETSYEITEPTIDSQILRLKDAGADVLFSATTPKQAAQAIKKVAEIGWKPLHIIDINASSVSAVLKPAGLDNAKGVVSVGYVKDSADPEWKDDPGMKRYLAFMAKYYPEGDRDSNLNVYGYITAQLLVQVLKQCGDDLTRENVMRQAASLNNITLDLTLPGISVTTTPTDYRVNKQFQMVQFDGQRWQKLGDIVTDEAKE
- a CDS encoding SRPBCC family protein translates to MTNSANPALSLWSLDREIVMSRVIDAPRDLVFEAWSDPKHLPQWFGPKGFKLETFEIDVRVGGVWRFNMIGPDGTVYPNRMRFRRIERPSLLEMDHGDDQDEDPGMFRFTVTFAEQSNGKTVLMMRQLASSTARRDGMISFGAVEYGYQTLDKLAAYVGGMKR
- a CDS encoding metalloregulator ArsR/SmtB family transcription factor, which codes for MANQLFQLDQVFAALADPTRRAIVMRLCAGEASVGELADPFEMALPSFMKHIHVLEMSGLILSEKSGRVRTCRLSPDALLTAEDWFQHQRAIWEARLDRFDAYVMKLKKDRAAAKRPSKTSNKTTGKTTKRKGS
- a CDS encoding serine hydrolase, which translates into the protein MIAQMRDIVANELAPTATPDQPGGLAAALYAGNHVEFFNYGFADDATRRPVTPDTLFNLGSLRKPFEATLVALGTLRGELRLDDRLVKYLPELTGDYIRRVTVGELVTHTSGMLLPTDHPPWPSDTFSRAQLIDMFNSWRPQAGEAPGKQRVYSHAGYVLLQLVLERCYGAPISTLFEQRILRPIGMNATSLPERGEDSRAVMDEAWMQRAVQGYSDQGMAIGSIGNQQSYFDFPGTGQMFSSPRDLSIFVAACVDGRSIDPHLREALRMTQHEIFRVDERFGQGMAWETVHLPGVTVVDKPGGLNNASGYIGIVPAQRIGIVLLANRGEYPHEIARYKILPALAKLMGPH
- a CDS encoding outer membrane beta-barrel protein; this encodes MKKFLLAVAAVVLGSASVQAADLAAHYTKAPMMATAYNWTGFYVGANVGGQWGSADPATSTAFAPAGYFADTSVTAIAAVGAQRVNSSSVTGGFTAGHNWQVNTAVLGLEGDINYFGFKGSATGSAFYPCCAPTGFTVSSSVSADWLATIRGRIGFLAAPTWLLYATGGAAIAEVKGNFNFTDTFAAATESAAIRDTRVGWTAGVGTEYAVGGGWSLKAEYLYVDLGRSTVTSTNLLGGAFPANVFTHSVGLKSNIARVGVNYKFGGPVVARY